One genomic region from Bufo bufo chromosome 3, aBufBuf1.1, whole genome shotgun sequence encodes:
- the BACH1 gene encoding transcription regulator protein BACH1: protein MSSSEKKDDDFAYESSVHGENLLLRLNSQREQGLLCDVTVLVEDQRFRAHRSVLAASSDYFLSRVVPPSNGELIITLPEEVTVKGFVPLLQFAYTSKLLVNKDNLLEIRKCAKFLEVHDIEETCFEFLQLKFSDHKTESSECPRKKCCKSFCPKASNQRQADETQRVVVHEVEDIWREDFSQNLKCPSEIENLSPSPESPKQPCETFCFARENASNFSSLCPKYRKFQKACRSGRVRSVSTCSSNQEAQSPSPAPSSELSEGNSQPKSQVEDLPVGKPDVGLSALPPPDTYVIYKNLMRSEDKIAPPAVFPPCFPLLPGLPDFSSVPFPCAYQPYRNVNYIDPPNSSSPAGLPDRGSNEASNSRPPDLPKTDPEMSPATEPQLIQERSNVEREVAEHLAKGFWTDVYRTEFSGQQEMDLVTPKQLQEVGTVDKRAECPWLAISISNETPERTFTTLNPVSCPFINTISNEDCATSPSRNSESMGSTPEKCPYVCPINLEEESETDSEEDSGGSFSAKELECEQKLPFNAQKIISLSRYDFQSLVKMHNLTSEQLDFIHDIRRRSKNRIAAQRCRKRKLDCIQNLETEIQKLLNEKRHLLKERDQILSTLGETKQNLSGLCHQVCREASLSREQIQVLSKYSSSECPLSFLAPEGGKLLLQCEAVLQELAGGLLNNVESSHPQVKEGCSIQSPGQVPALPRQSSAQGGIADTCRQVTAKCTTDEQM, encoded by the exons ATGTCTAGCAGTGAGAAGAAGGACGACGATTTTGCTTACGAGTCTTCGGTCCACGGTGAAAACCTTCTGCTTCGCCTGAACAGCCAGCGGGAGCAGGGCCTGCTCTGTGATGTGACCGTCCTGGTGGAGGACCAGAGGTTCAGAGCACATCGCTCCGTGCTCGCCGCCTCCAGCGATTATTTCCTATCGCGCGTCGTGCCGCCGAGCAATGGCGAGTTGATCATAACCCTGCCTGAAGAG GTGACCGTGAAAGGCTTTGTTCCGCTCCTTCAGTTTGCCTACACCTCGAAACTTCTGGTCAACAAAGATAATTTATTGGAAATCAGAAAGTGTGCCAAGTTCCTGGAGGTGCACGACATTGAAGAAACCTGTTTCGAGTTCCTTCAGTTAAAATTCTCGGACCATAAAACCGAAAGCTCAGAGTGTCCCAGAAAGAAATGTTGTAAGTCCTTCTGTCCGAAGGCGAGTAATCAACGTCAAGCAGATGAAACCCAGAGAGTGGTTGTACATGAAGTGGAGGATATCTGGAGGGAGGACTTTTCTCAGAACCTCAAATGTCCATCGGAGATCGAAAATTTATCCCCATCCCCGGAAAGTCCAAAACAGCCATGTGAAACGTTCTGCTTTGCCAGAGAGAATGCTTCCAACTTCTCCTCTCTCTGCCCCAAATACAGGAAGTTTCAGAAGGCTTGTAGAAGTGGCAGGGTCCGGTCCGTCAGCACCTGTTCCAGCAACCAAGAAGCTCAGAGTCCATCACCAGCACCCTCCAGTGAGCTATCAGAGGGTAACAGTCAGCCAAAATCTCAGGTGGAGGACCTACCGGTAGGTAAGCCTGACGTGGGACTGAGTGCTCTACCTCCGCCGGACACTTATGTCATTTATAAGAACCTCATGCGCAGCGAGGACAAAATTGCCCCTCCTGCCGTCTTCCCTCCGTGTTTTCCTTTACTACCTGGGCTTCCAGACTTCAGTTCTGTGCCTTTTCCATGTGCTTATCAGCCATACAGGAACGTCAACTACATCGACCCACCTAACAGCTCCAGTCCAGCAGGTCTACCAGATAGGGGCAGCAATGAAGCTAGCAACAGTCGGCCGCCTGATTTACCAAAAACAGACCCAGAGATGTCTCCCGCCACGGAGCCGCAACTCATTCAAGAGCGTAGTAACGTGGAGAGGGAAGTGGCAGAACATCTGGCGAAAGGTTTTTGGACCGATGTCTACCGCACTGAATTTTCAGGTCAACAAGAAATGGATTTGGTGACTCCAAAGCAACTGCAGGAAGTGGGCACAGTGGACAAAAGGGCTGAATGTCCATGGCTTGCCATTTCCATTTCCAACGAGACCCCTGAACGGACCTTCACCACTCTCAATCCGGTCTCATGCCCCTTTATCAACACCATTAGTAATGAAGATTGTGCCACCAGTCCGAGCAGGAACAGCGAGAGCATGGGGTCGACGCCAGAAAAGTGCCCATATGTGTGTCCCATAAACTTGGAGGAAGAATCTGAAACGGACAGCGAGGAAGACAGCGGGGGATCTTTTTCTGCCAAAGAGCTGGAGTGTGAG CAAAAACTGCCATTCAACGCACAGAAAATAATTTCACTCTCACGATACGACTTCCAGTCCCTGGTAAAAATGCACAATCTGACCTCGGAGCAGTTGGACTTTATCCACGACATACGCCGACGGAGCAAGAACAGGATCGCTGCTCAGCGCTGCCGGAAGAGAAAGCTGGACTgcatccaaaacctggagacggaGATCCAGAAGCTG ctaAATGAAAAGCGGCATTTGCTGAAGGAGAGGGACCAAATTTTGTCCACACTGGGAGAAACCAAGCAGAACCTGTCCGGTCTGTGTCACCAGGTCTGTCGAGAAGCGTCTCTGAGCCGAGAGCAGATCCAAGTCCTGTCAAAATATTCCAGTTCTGAGTGTCCCCTGTCCTTCCTGGCTCCGGAAGGGGGGAAGCTGCTGCTCCAGTGTGAAGCCGTATTACAAGAATTGGCAGGAGGGCTGTTAAACAATGTGGAGTCTTCCCACCCGCAAGTGAAAGAGGGCTGCAGCATACAGAGTCCGGGCCAGGTACCAGCTTTACCCCGGCAGTCCAGCGCTCAAGGGGGCATCGCTGATACTTGCCGGCAGGTGACTGCTAAATGCACTACTGATGAACAAATGTAG